ataccaaactctgaaatctgttctacaactaattattgtgctgtgccttgaaatttattacttttttgtatatatatttcacaatttcaaaaaaaagttaaaaaataaaagagggctGTTTGGAAAGGGGTGCTGGCTTGGTTAAAGCCCTATAAACCCACTCCTAGGACTCCAATCTCTAGGGGCTGGTCAACGTTGGAACTACTTTATCACTAGACTTTCAATTTGAATTGTtagtgcctttttttccccccagaacACATCCCTAATGCAGTAATAAAAGGCAATAGTAAAACAGGATTCACTTTGCAGAAATCTGCCCTATTGCCATGTGGCTGGTTAAGTCTGTTCCAGGAAGCAGGGATTCATGATAGAGAGGTGTGAGCAGCTACTTTTCCTGcgtcatttctcttctctttctcagaccctCCCTGACGATTCCTCTAGCGTTTTCTTTCCTCCATCCCTCATACCTGGGTGGGCACTCTAGAGCCCCTGCAGACATAAAGCAGTTGTCTTGGAAAGAGCCTAAGGCTGGGGGTGCATGGGGGGGGGCAGCTGAGCGGttcaggggtgtgtgtgtggctgggggttggggttggggtgggggtgtttaAATCTCACCATCCTTAAGATCCATTCTTCTGTCTCTAATTTTCAGTGGGGAGCTATGCTGTGGGGAGCAGCCTTGCTCACGCAGAGAAGGTAAAACATAAGGAATAGCCCTCTCATTTTGCAGAGAACAAAACAACTTATTATGCACTCAGAACTTAGGGCTCTCAGAGGTCATTTTACCCAACCCTTTCCCCCTGTTTCGCAGGTGGAGACACGGAGACTCCCAGCGCTGTGCCAGGCTTTGCTTGATTTGACACCATGGTTGGAGCCAGAACTGGACCTGGGGCTCGTGACAGACAGTCCAGGGCTGTGTCTTTCCCTCGCAGTTCCCTGGGCATCATCCCATGAGTGACATGAGGGACCATCTGAGTGGACACATGGGCTCTGCCATGGTGGAATTAAGCCCAGCAGGTGCCCCACCCCCGAGACTTTGGCCGGCAACCCAAGCACTTCCGGGGGAGCTTATCCTCCCCAGCTGCGGGTGAACAAATCAAGGCCCTGTGAGAAGTCACAGGTTCTACTTTTTGAGGAAGGGCATGAGGGGGTCCTGGTTCACCCGTCTGGGTTTGGCTCACAGGGCTGGGTCTCTTCTTTGTTTCCTTCAAGTCCTCAAAGCTTGAGAAGAGACAGGGAAGAAGAGAACAGTGAAAGAGATGCCCACATGTGACTACGAGGAGCCAAACAGACCTCTTAGAAATGAAGGCTTACTGACACAGGCTGCATGTGGCCAAGCCctaaagacattatgctaagtgaaagacgCCGGTCACAAAAGGTACATACAGTATGATTCGATTTATAGGAAATGTTCTGAAAAGACagatccatagagacagaaagcagactgcTGGATGCTTAGGactggggaatgggagtgggtgggtgggggaaaaTGGGAAGGGATTGTTGataggtatggggtttcttttgggggtgatgaaaatgttctaaaattgattgtggtgatgcttGCATGACTACGTGAATATACCGCAAACCCTGGGATGGTATGCTTGAAATAGCTgaatgatatgtgaattatatctccataaaactacttgaaaaacaaaaaggaaacaaggGTTGAGCCCCCTGGGTGACCCCCGAATCCGCCCCTTCCTCGGCCTAGTGGGACCGTCTTCACTTAGCGGAGGAGCGCAGCCGGGCCTGGAAGTGCTTGCAACGGGGGAACTTCATGGTCAGCCCGTAGATGGGGGTGGCGTCCACCTTCACGCCGGGGGGCACGCTGAACTCCAATCGCTGCAGCAGGATGGCCAGGAAAAGGAAGACTTCCCACTTGGCCAGAACCTCCCCAATGCAGCGGcgcttgcccatgccaaagagAATCACCTTCTCGCTCAGGGTCTTGTTGATGCTGGTACCTTCCGCGGTGAGGAATCGCTCAGGCCGGAACTCATACGGGTCCCCCCACTGCTTCCTGCAAGATGGGCGGAGGAGGTGGGTCCCCAGGGCTGGGAGACCCTGGGAGGAAAGGCCTGGGAGAAGCTTCTGAACAGAGACTTCTGGGGCTAACACAAGTGTGAGAATAGCTTGAAAACAGTGAGAGGTTAATGGGAAAGGTCCAAATTGTACTTTGATGTTCATTTCTTTTACAAAGCTCTGTCTGAAATGATCTGCCTTGAAAATAGTGCTTCTAATGTTCATTTGTTACTTTAAAGAAGTAAGGCCTTGactaaacaaaaaatttaaagaaggaaaatgcgttTGTCTCCATCCTACTCAAAATATACCTACAGTGAGGGTAACCAGCCCACAAGTCCTGGTTTCTGTTTTGGAGTAATTTAATTATTAATAGCATCCCCTTTCGCTCTCAACCGTGTCCCAGTTTGAAGAGTAAATTAGATGGTCCCCCTACCTGTAGATAAAGTGGGGTTTTCCTAAAAGACGTCCCTGGGCCATTCATATCAGAATCACCTAATGTAATACCGCTCCTTAGACCTTCCAAAGCAGAGTCTTAGGGATGGGTTCCATAATCTGTAATCAACTTCCTGGGTGGTTCTTACACCCACTAACATTTGAGAAGCACAGGTCTAAAGTTGGTCACTTAGATCAGTCTAGAGAGCACTTGAGGCACCTCGCCTTCATTATGTCACCAGTTCCTAGGGGGGCACACAGCCTCCCTGGCTGCTGAACTTTCTCACCCTGTTTAGTGGGAGCCATGTACTCACTGGTCATGGTTGACCTGCCACTGGTTTATAAAAATGCAGCGGCCCTTGGGGATGTAGAAGCCATTCAGCGTTGTGTCTCTCGTGGTGCTGGGGAGAGAAGAGGATGCTGTCAGGCGCAGGAGCTGGAGAGCTGGAGCACGTCTTTGGGAGCTACTTGCTCCTAACTCGATCCCAGCCCGAGAGCCTGCCCACCAGTCTCCGTACCCCGCACTGGAAGGGAAGGAATATGAAGAATGGGAGGAGTTGGAATTATTCTTCCCCTTCCTCGACTCCTGTTCCCCAACTTTATTCCGTGTTTCCTGAGCTACTAGGTTCGTGCCCAGCTGTGCACTTGGCCAGTCTCTGGAGACAAGAAGCCAGTCCTGTGGGACCGCCTTGCCTGACTGGGGAAGTCTCTTCCTCCAGGAATAACTAGACCAACATATGGGGAGAAGTAAATTGTTCACTAGCTTTCTTGCCATTGTTAAAATTCCAGACATAAGACAAATGACTGTGAGTCATGAAGAAGTAAGAGAATGAGACCGTGTTGGCTGGATGAGCCAAGAAGGGCTTCTGGGGGAGGGGAAGCATGTGTCAGGATTAACCTTGGGTGAAGAGAGGATTCCAGTAGCCAGTGTAGAGGACAGTAGACGTTCCAGGCAGAAGGTTCAGCATAGGCAAAATTGGAAGCTGACCAGAAGGTGATTGTGGGGGATGGTGAGGCCAATTCAGCTGGAACAGGAGGTGCTTGTAGGGAGGGAATGTGAGTCAAGGTAAATGAGAGTTGAGGTCAGAAGTGTGCTTTTCTCCTGAGAGCCCTGGAAGGAATTCCATCCGGGTAGTTTGATAATATTTGGACTGAATGGGGCAGACTAGAGGCTGGAGGCCTGTAAGGAACCTGGTGTCATGGCCAAGAAGGAGATACGTAAGCCTGAGCCAAGCCAGGGCTGAAACACTTGGAGGAACAGACATGGTAAGGGCAGAATGGGCAGGGCTCACCTGTGGGGGATGGTGAAGGGAACAAAGGACGAGTGTCGGAAAGTCTCCAGGATGAAGGCCTCCAGGTAAGGCAGCTGGGGTCTGTCGGAGAGCTGGGGCCGCCGTGCCCTGCCAATCACTGTGTCTGCAGAACAGAGAGGACAGATGGGGCTTAGGGGCTGTCCTGCCTGCTCTAGGACGTCTGGATTCCCTACTATACCATGTGTCATTCTACACGGGACTATGCCCATTGACTTCTCTGAGACCCTCCTGATGCCTCAATGTCTTCTGGGCAAAGGCGGGGGCACCTGTGGCTTGGCACAGAAAAGGCACATAGCTATGTGCAGAGTGAACAAATGACCCAAGACCAGAGGGTTGGGGAACACTGCATACCCAACTCCTTCTGGATCTTCCTCTGTACCTCAGGCTTCGTCACAAGATACATAAGGCTCCAGGAGATGGCTGTTGTGACTGTGTCAAACCCTGGGCGACAAGAGGTGAGGTGAGGCAGGGAGGAAGACAGGACTAAGACAGCAATGACCAAGCACCCACCATATACTGGGCATTGTCTTTCTCTGGCCTTGGCCTGTGAGTTTCCTGAGGGAAAAGCCTGGATATCCTGAATACCAACTTGAGtcattggtttgttcttttttttttttttttttggtgcatgggccaggattGAACCCAAGTCATTGGTTTTGTAATTAGCTGTTGGAATCACGAGGATATAGACTTACAGGCCAGAGAAACTTGagataggaaaactgaggcccagaggaggAGAGGGATTTGGGGGAGCTTCCACTAGGAGTTGATGGCACACTGTGGGCTCAAACCCTGATCCTGAGCCATCTGGATCGTTTACCATCTGGCGTGTGACTGGTGGATTATTTGATGGGTTTGGGGATGAGGCAAGGCAGTGGGTAACCAGTAAGTACTAATGGATGGAGGGGCAGGGGTCTGGCTCCTACCGGCCCCAAAGAGGTCGTTGACAAGGCTGACGATCTTCTCCTGGGGGATTAGGCCACTGCTGGTTCTGGGCCCATTCTCGCTGTGCTTGAGTAGGGCACCCGTGATGTCCTGGATACTGTTCTGAGGAGGCACAAGCTTAGCGGACCCCCGGGTACCTCTGGGGCCAAAGGCTGGGCCCTTCACCTGGCCCCACCCCACCTGGCATGTCTCGGGGGGCTGGGcactctcttctggcttccaggcCTTAGGTTGGGGGCTTACAGCAGAAGCCTGTAGCAACCCTGGGTAGGGCTTAAATTGTCACTTTTTGCTGCAGTGACCCTTCTTCCCAGGGATTCAATTTcaaaggaggaagaggctggtgtGAACATAGGGAAACAAAGTGACATCCGAGGTGGAGATTAGCCTCTGTTGGGGTTCAGGTTCCTGCAGAACAAAGGTCCTCTCAATCATAACAGCTCCCCGCATTGCAGAGTTCTGCCAGGGCCCCAGTCACATGCCTTATCTCTCTGGGGCTTTGCAGCTGCTCTCAGAGGGAGGCCGTagggatgaggaaactgagggccagaGTAGGGGAGGGATTGGCTCCAGCTCACACAGCTGGTCTGAGTCTTTCCAGAGCCTCCCTAGGGCTTGGCAGCACATTGGCTGTGTGGGTACTTTGGAGCCAGGTGAGAGGGGCCACGCCCAGACCCTGTGGGGTGCCCCTTTGCCACCTGAACCCTGGGCTCACCTTGTCAAAATCCTGATAGTGTTCCTGGACCGTTTTCTGCAGGAACTGCAGGAACCTCTGGTTGAAGGCCTTGAACTTCTCCAGGCTGCTGTTGGGCAGGTAGCGAAGGATGGGGAAGAAGTCCACGGGGTTCCCAGAAGAGGCCGACTCCACAAACTCATGGCTACTTTCTATAAGGCTAAGCATCTCCTGGCTGTTGTGGGGGAAGTGCTGCCCGAAGCACATGGCACCGATGACACTGGCCACCGACACCACCACCTGGCTGTAGGGGTCAAAGTGCCCAGCCTCTGCCATCAGGTTCTGGAACCTGCTGATGAGGGCCTCGGCCTCCTTGCTCACATGCTCCTCCAAATAGCAGGAGGATGAGGAAGCCGGGTCCGAGGCCAGGGAGAAGGTGTTGAGGGCGTTCTGGGCCAGGCGCCGGCGGGTGGCCCACACCGGCCCAGAGTCCGGATTGAAGGAAAGGCTCTGGCCGTCAGTGATGAGGGTGAAGCTGTAGAGGTCGGGTCGGCCCTTGAAGTCGTCCCCCTGGCGCACCAGGGCCTGCTGGATGGTGTCCAGGCCGCTGAGCACCACCACGGGCGTGCTGCCAATGCGGATCTGCATCACGTCCCCGTACCGCCGGCTCAGCCGGGTCAGCGCCAGGTGCGGATTCTTCCCCAGGGTCCGCACGTGACCGATCAGGGGCCAGCCCCAGGGCCCTGGTGGACTCTTCAGGCCCTTGGGGACAGGTGGCCGCAAGGCTCTGACCACCCAGAGCACCAGGCAGAAGATGGTGGAGGCGAGAAGGAGCTCCGTGATGGAGAAGGGAGAAGGCTGGAACAATGCCATTTTTACCA
This genomic stretch from Tamandua tetradactyla isolate mTamTet1 chromosome 12, mTamTet1.pri, whole genome shotgun sequence harbors:
- the CYP1A2 gene encoding cytochrome P450 1A2 isoform X2 encodes the protein MALFQPSPFSITELLLASTIFCLVLWVVRALRPPVPKGLKSPPGPWGWPLIGHVRTLGKNPHLALTRLSRRYGDVMQIRIGSTPVVVLSGLDTIQQALVRQGDDFKGRPDLYSFTLITDGQSLSFNPDSGPVWATRRRLAQNALNTFSLASDPASSSSCYLEEHVSKEAEALISRFQNLMAEAGHFDPYSQVVVSVASVIGAMCFGQHFPHNSQEMLSLIESSHEFVESASSGNPVDFFPILRYLPNSSLEKFKAFNQRFLQFLQKTVQEHYQDFDKNSIQDITGALLKHSENGPRTSSGLIPQEKIVSLVNDLFGAGFDTVTTAISWSLMYLVTKPEVQRKIQKELDTVIGRARRPQLSDRPQLPYLEAFILETFRHSSFVPFTIPHSTTRDTTLNGFYIPKGRCIFINQWQVNHDQKQWGDPYEFRPERFLTAEGTSINKTLSEKRLEFSVPPGVKVDATPIYGLTMKFPRCKHFQARLRSSAK
- the CYP1A2 gene encoding cytochrome P450 1A2 isoform X1 gives rise to the protein MALFQPSPFSITELLLASTIFCLVLWVVRALRPPVPKGLKSPPGPWGWPLIGHVRTLGKNPHLALTRLSRRYGDVMQIRIGSTPVVVLSGLDTIQQALVRQGDDFKGRPDLYSFTLITDGQSLSFNPDSGPVWATRRRLAQNALNTFSLASDPASSSSCYLEEHVSKEAEALISRFQNLMAEAGHFDPYSQVVVSVASVIGAMCFGQHFPHNSQEMLSLIESSHEFVESASSGNPVDFFPILRYLPNSSLEKFKAFNQRFLQFLQKTVQEHYQDFDKNSIQDITGALLKHSENGPRTSSGLIPQEKIVSLVNDLFGAGFDTVTTAISWSLMYLVTKPEVQRKIQKELDTVIGRARRPQLSDRPQLPYLEAFILETFRHSSFVPFTIPHSTTRDTTLNGFYIPKGRCIFINQWQVNHDQKQWGDPYEFRPERFLTAEGTSINKTLSEKVILFGMGKRRCIGEVLAKWEVFLFLAILLQRLEFSVPPGVKVDATPIYGLTMKFPRCKHFQARLRSSAK